The Streptomyces sp. TLI_105 DNA segment GAGGCGAAGACGACGCCGTCGGCCTCCAGCTTGGCGCGGAGCTCCTGGGCGTTGTCGACGATGCCGTTGTGGACGACCGCGACCTTGTTCTCGGGGTCCAGGTGCGGGTGCGAGTTGATGTCGCTCGGGGCGCCGTGCGTGGCCCAGCGGGTGTGGGCGATGCCGGTGGTGCCGGTGAAGCGCTTGGGGACCTTGGCCTCCAGGTCGCGGACGCGGCCCTTGGCCTTCACCATCTTCAGGCCGGAGGCCTTCGGGCTGGTGACGACCATGCCGGCCGAGTCGTAGCCCCGGTACTCGAGCCGTGCCAGGCCTTCCAGCAGCAGCGGGGCGACGTCGCGCTTACCGATGTAACCGACAATTCCGCACATAAAGGTGAAACCCCTCCAGGTTGGTGATGAGTGCTGCTCAGCCGTAGACGATGCGGCGCAACTGTCGGAGCGAGAGCTCCGGTGGCGCCACCGCCCGGTGCGGCAGCTCCGCCGCGATCCGTTCGAAGATCTCGGCGTTCACGGCGCCGCCGGACTGCAGTTCGCGGTGACGGCGGCGGACGAACTCCTCGGTCGTCTCGTCGAAGTACGCCAGCACGTCGAGCACCACCCGGGCGGCCTCACCGCGCTGGAGCGCGGTGCTGCGGACCAGGTGGTCGATGAGGTCGTCGTGCGACGGGCGGCGTTCGAGCACCCGTGCATACTGAGGGGTCGCCGGGGCCCTTCGCAAGAATCTTGCCCGAATTCGGGCAGGAGGAGCGCGATCCATCCCCTCTTTCGGCCTCTTGGTCCAGACCTTGAACCCGGACAGGGGCGGCGGTACGCAGGGCGACCGAGGGGATATACAGAACGACGGACGTGTCGATCACCCGAAGGGGAGCCCGCCTGTGAGACAGCGCCTGACGATTCCGCGCCTGATCGGATCCCTGCTCCTGTTCGCGACCGCCGGCGTCGGCTGCGGAGAGGCCGCCGCCGACACCGACGCCACCGACGGCAAGGCACCCGGGAGCGCCGCCGCCGAACCCGAGGTCCGCCCGCTCGGCCGCATCGTGCCCGTACCGGCCTCCGTCACCCCCGAGGGCGAGCCCTACACCCTCACCGCCGCCACCCGCATCGGCGTCGACGCGAGCTCCGGCGAGTCCCAGGCCCTCGGCCGCTACCTCGCCGGACTCCTCCGCCCCGCCACCGGCTTCCCGCTCCCCGTCGTCGACGACCGCGCCGCCGGCCACGGCATCCGGCTCCGCCTCGACCCCGACGAGACCGGCCTCGGCGACGAGGGCTACCGGCTCCGCTCCGCGCCCGACGGCCTCACCCTCACCGCCCGCGAACCCGCCGGCCTCTTCCGCGGCGTCCAGACCCTGCGCCAGCAGCTCCCCTCCGCCGTCGAACGGAAGAGCGTCCAGCCGGGCCCCTGGAAGATCGCCGGCGGCACCGTCACCGACACCCCGCGCTACGCCTACCGGGGCGCCATGCTCGACGTCGCCCGCCACTTCTTCACCGTCGACGAGGTGAAGCGGTACATCGACCAGCTCGCCCTCTACAAGGTCAACACCCTCCACCTGCACCTCTCCGACGACCAGGGCTGGCGCATCGCCGTCGACTCCTGGCCCCGCCTCACCACCCACGGCGGCTCCACCGAGGTCGGCGGCGGCACCGGCGGCTTCTACACCAAGGCGCAGTACCGCGAGATCGTGGAGTACGCCGCCTCCCGCTACCAGGAGGTGATCCCCGAGATCGACATGCCCGGCCACACCAACGCGGCCCTCGCCTCCTACGCCGAGCTCACCTGCGACGGCGTCGCCCCGCCCCTCTACACCGGCACCAAGGTCGGCTTCAGCTCCCTGTGCGTCCCCAAGCCCGTCACGTACGACTTCGTCGACGACGTCGTCCGGGAGATCGCCGCCCTCACCCCCGGCCGCTACCTCCACATCGGCGGCGACGAGGCCCACTCCACCAGCCACGCCGACTACGTGACCTTCATGGACAAGGTGCAGCCGGTCGTCGCCAAGTACGGCAAGACCGTCGTCGGCTGGCACCAGCTGACCGGCGCCACCCCCGCCGAGGGCGCCCTCGTCCAGTACTGGGGCCTCGACCGCACCCCCGCCGAGGAGAAGGAGAGGGTCGCCGCGGCCGCCCGCAACGGCACGGGCCTGATCCTCTCGCCCGCCGACCGCACCTACCTCGACATGAAGTACACCAAGGACACCCCGCTCGGCCTCGCCTGGGCCGGATACGTCGAGGTCCGCAGGTCGTACGACTGGAACCCCGCCACGTACCTCCCCGGCGCCCCCGAGGACGCCGTCCGGGGCGTCGAGGCCCCGCTGTGGACCGAGACCCTCGCCTCCACCGGCGACCTCGACGTCATGGCCTTCCCGCGCCTCCCGGGCATCGCCGAACTCGGCTGGTCCCCGGCGGCCGCCCACGACTGGGACACCTACAAGGAACGCCTCGCCGAGCAGGCCCCGCGCTTCGACGCGCTGGGCATCACCTGGTACCGCTCGCCGGAGGTGCCCTGGCCCGCCGAGTAGCGGGCAGGACGACGGGCCCCGGCGGAGGACCGTACTCCGCCGGGGCCCGTGTCGGTCTCGGGAGGGCTCAGGCGAACCGGGCGATCGGGTTCACCAGGTCGCCGACCAGCTGGAGGGCCGCCGACGGGTCCGCCAGGTCGACCAT contains these protein-coding regions:
- a CDS encoding beta-N-acetylhexosaminidase: MRQRLTIPRLIGSLLLFATAGVGCGEAAADTDATDGKAPGSAAAEPEVRPLGRIVPVPASVTPEGEPYTLTAATRIGVDASSGESQALGRYLAGLLRPATGFPLPVVDDRAAGHGIRLRLDPDETGLGDEGYRLRSAPDGLTLTAREPAGLFRGVQTLRQQLPSAVERKSVQPGPWKIAGGTVTDTPRYAYRGAMLDVARHFFTVDEVKRYIDQLALYKVNTLHLHLSDDQGWRIAVDSWPRLTTHGGSTEVGGGTGGFYTKAQYREIVEYAASRYQEVIPEIDMPGHTNAALASYAELTCDGVAPPLYTGTKVGFSSLCVPKPVTYDFVDDVVREIAALTPGRYLHIGGDEAHSTSHADYVTFMDKVQPVVAKYGKTVVGWHQLTGATPAEGALVQYWGLDRTPAEEKERVAAAARNGTGLILSPADRTYLDMKYTKDTPLGLAWAGYVEVRRSYDWNPATYLPGAPEDAVRGVEAPLWTETLASTGDLDVMAFPRLPGIAELGWSPAAAHDWDTYKERLAEQAPRFDALGITWYRSPEVPWPAE